The Williamsia sp. DF01-3 genome has a window encoding:
- a CDS encoding sensor histidine kinase KdpD: protein MPTHIPQIVGLSLLWSAPTVLLGTVVLLRLPRISLVTSTVILTLIPPVAILMGVVGVSGFMFTDDLKRTATVLTSVAIIAIPAAVLLGRFQARRTVWERHAREKERAAEQSRRELIAWVSHDLRTPLADIRAMAEALADGVITDTEEIATFARQIDTDAARLSAMVDDLFEMSKINAGAMRLEREHLDLREVVDEVVAGCGATAARNDVRLQPALPESPVIVDADGRAVSRVLTNLIINAIAHTPAGSPVVIAVGRDDAHAYLRVDDAGPGIAEHELTRIFDIAYRGTSARTPRRDNGLPVGSGMGLAIAEGLVVAHGGRITVSNREPGSRFEVRLPMSITEEGA, encoded by the coding sequence ATGCCCACGCACATCCCACAGATCGTGGGACTTTCACTCCTGTGGTCGGCGCCGACGGTGCTCCTCGGAACCGTTGTCCTCTTGCGCCTCCCACGGATATCGCTGGTGACGAGCACCGTCATCCTGACACTGATCCCGCCGGTGGCCATCCTCATGGGAGTCGTCGGGGTCAGCGGTTTCATGTTCACCGACGACCTCAAGAGGACCGCGACGGTGCTCACCTCTGTGGCCATCATCGCCATTCCCGCAGCGGTCCTGCTCGGGCGTTTTCAAGCACGCCGCACGGTGTGGGAACGTCACGCACGAGAAAAAGAACGGGCAGCCGAGCAATCACGCCGGGAGTTGATCGCCTGGGTCAGTCACGACCTGCGCACCCCTCTGGCCGATATCCGCGCGATGGCCGAGGCCCTCGCCGACGGCGTGATCACCGATACCGAGGAAATCGCGACGTTCGCCCGTCAAATCGACACTGATGCGGCCCGACTGTCCGCGATGGTCGATGACCTTTTCGAAATGTCGAAAATCAACGCCGGCGCCATGCGACTCGAACGGGAACACTTAGACCTTCGTGAGGTGGTAGACGAAGTCGTCGCTGGTTGCGGAGCAACTGCTGCACGCAACGACGTGCGCCTGCAGCCCGCCCTTCCTGAGTCCCCAGTGATCGTCGACGCCGATGGCAGAGCCGTCTCACGGGTGTTGACCAATCTGATAATCAACGCCATCGCGCACACCCCGGCCGGCAGCCCGGTTGTGATCGCGGTCGGCCGAGACGATGCTCATGCCTACCTCCGAGTCGATGATGCCGGCCCAGGAATTGCCGAGCACGAACTGACGCGTATTTTCGACATCGCATACCGTGGCACGTCCGCACGCACACCCCGCCGCGACAACGGCCTGCCCGTCGGCTCGGGAATGGGCCTCGCCATCGCCGAAGGACTCGTCGTCGCCCATGGCGGCCGGATCACCGTCTCCAACCGCGAACCGGGCAGTCGCTTCGAAGTGCGTCTACCCATGTCGATCACGGAAGAAGGAGCATGA
- a CDS encoding NAD-dependent epimerase/dehydratase family protein, with translation MRVLLTGAAGFIGSHIMSSLIAVGHEVVAVDGMLAAAHGHGAIVPDGVRVAELRTASFTELLEGVDVVCHQAARVGAGVDARDAPDYAADNDLVTARLLSAMFETGCKRLVLASSMVVYGDGTYRDQAGAVVTPPPRSIVDLESGRFERYLSDGQPAQWALTSEDAPIAPRSYYAASKAAQESYCRAWSLETGGAVTALRYHNVYGPHMPRDTPYAGVAAIFRSQLEAGKPPSVFEDGGQMRDFIHVADIAAANLAAIERLGANADGSGEFEAFNVCSGRPVSIKEVASALTAGIEGPPPVTTGQYRPGDVRHIVADPARAAAVLGFQATIMPERGLREFATAPLR, from the coding sequence ATGAGAGTTCTGCTCACGGGGGCCGCAGGTTTCATCGGCTCCCACATCATGTCCTCCCTGATCGCGGTCGGCCACGAGGTGGTCGCGGTTGACGGCATGCTGGCGGCAGCGCACGGACATGGCGCCATCGTCCCCGACGGTGTGCGGGTGGCCGAACTCCGGACGGCGTCCTTCACCGAGCTACTGGAGGGCGTTGACGTTGTCTGCCATCAAGCAGCCCGCGTCGGCGCAGGTGTCGATGCGCGCGATGCGCCTGACTATGCAGCCGACAATGATCTCGTCACCGCACGACTGCTGTCGGCGATGTTCGAAACCGGTTGCAAGCGATTGGTTCTTGCCTCGTCGATGGTGGTGTACGGGGACGGCACCTATCGCGATCAGGCCGGCGCGGTGGTCACTCCACCGCCACGGTCGATTGTCGATCTCGAATCCGGGAGGTTCGAGAGGTATCTGTCCGATGGGCAGCCAGCTCAGTGGGCACTGACCTCAGAGGACGCGCCGATTGCCCCGCGTAGTTACTATGCCGCGAGCAAGGCCGCGCAGGAATCATACTGCCGTGCTTGGTCGCTCGAGACCGGTGGAGCTGTGACGGCGCTGCGTTATCACAATGTCTACGGCCCGCACATGCCCCGTGACACCCCCTATGCGGGGGTTGCTGCCATCTTCCGGTCGCAGCTCGAGGCAGGCAAGCCGCCGTCGGTGTTCGAGGACGGCGGCCAAATGCGAGACTTCATCCACGTTGCCGATATCGCTGCAGCCAATCTCGCGGCGATCGAACGGCTCGGAGCGAATGCCGACGGCTCGGGCGAGTTCGAAGCATTCAACGTGTGTTCAGGACGCCCTGTATCGATCAAAGAAGTTGCCAGTGCGCTGACCGCCGGCATCGAGGGCCCGCCACCGGTGACCACTGGGCAGTACCGGCCGGGCGACGTCCGCCACATCGTCGCCGATCCGGCGCGAGCGGCAGCAGTTCTCGGTTTCCAGGCAACGATCATGCCTGAGCGCGGCCTTCGTGAGTTCGCAACCGCGCCGCTGCGTTAG
- a CDS encoding S-methyl-5'-thioadenosine phosphorylase — protein sequence MQAGAMSSYARPSIGVIGGTGFYSFFSAGAEQVEVQTPYGKPSAAITIGDVGGVSVAFLPRHGMTHEFAPHTVPYRANAWALRSVGVRQVFAPCAVGGLSTELAPGTMVIPDQLVDRTTSRAQSFFDGSAIHVGFADPYCPTLRRVAGSAAPEAVVEGTMVVVEGPRFSTRAESQWYARQGWSLVNMTGHPEAVLARELKMCYAAIALVTDTDAGLVEGEGVTTSEVFAVFERGLERLREVLVAAIAGAASQPECSCAKGEHDISSVMKVDS from the coding sequence ATGCAGGCTGGTGCCATGAGCTCTTATGCGCGTCCCAGCATCGGTGTGATCGGCGGTACAGGCTTCTATTCGTTTTTCAGTGCCGGAGCCGAGCAGGTCGAAGTACAGACCCCGTATGGCAAGCCGAGTGCCGCGATCACTATCGGCGACGTCGGTGGAGTGTCGGTGGCGTTCTTGCCCCGGCACGGAATGACACATGAGTTCGCACCCCACACCGTTCCTTACCGCGCGAATGCGTGGGCTTTGCGGTCGGTGGGGGTGAGGCAGGTGTTTGCCCCGTGCGCGGTCGGTGGGTTGAGCACTGAGCTTGCACCGGGCACGATGGTCATTCCTGACCAGCTCGTGGACCGCACGACCAGTCGTGCTCAATCGTTCTTCGACGGCTCGGCCATCCACGTCGGATTCGCCGACCCGTACTGTCCGACGTTGCGCCGCGTCGCCGGGAGCGCCGCACCGGAGGCCGTCGTCGAGGGAACGATGGTGGTCGTGGAAGGGCCGAGGTTCTCGACCCGTGCGGAAAGCCAGTGGTATGCCCGGCAGGGTTGGTCACTGGTGAACATGACCGGACATCCCGAGGCAGTCTTGGCCCGCGAGCTGAAAATGTGTTACGCCGCCATCGCTTTGGTCACCGACACCGATGCCGGCTTGGTGGAAGGGGAGGGCGTCACCACCTCTGAGGTGTTCGCGGTCTTCGAACGCGGACTCGAGCGTCTGCGCGAAGTTCTCGTTGCGGCGATCGCCGGGGCCGCGTCGCAACCTGAATGTTCCTGTGCAAAAGGTGAACACGACATCTCGTCGGTGATGAAGGTCGATTCGTGA
- a CDS encoding uracil-DNA glycosylase translates to MVRQWRDGPGSPVVPWFDPDDAGTAARVLILMESPAPATAEMGAAAFCSLDNADRSNRTMRLVMTEVGLARSACVKWNVVPWVLPTRAPTVADIDAARPMLIAVLAQLPALEIVVTVGRPALHGLTRALWAGELPGLYRLVSTPHPSQRTALAAIAAADRLRATLTRVTEHIATTEG, encoded by the coding sequence ATGGTGAGGCAGTGGCGCGACGGCCCCGGCAGTCCAGTAGTCCCGTGGTTCGATCCCGATGACGCGGGAACAGCGGCGAGAGTTCTGATCTTGATGGAATCACCTGCCCCCGCCACTGCTGAAATGGGCGCGGCAGCGTTTTGCTCGTTGGACAACGCCGATCGCTCGAACCGCACCATGCGTTTGGTGATGACTGAGGTTGGTTTGGCCCGTTCTGCATGTGTCAAGTGGAACGTCGTTCCTTGGGTGTTGCCCACTCGGGCACCCACTGTCGCCGACATCGATGCCGCACGACCCATGTTGATCGCTGTGCTCGCCCAGCTCCCCGCGCTTGAGATCGTTGTGACCGTAGGTAGACCCGCGTTGCACGGACTCACCCGCGCGTTGTGGGCGGGTGAGTTGCCGGGCCTTTATCGCCTGGTGTCCACACCCCACCCGTCACAGCGCACTGCGCTCGCCGCAATCGCCGCGGCGGACCGCCTTCGCGCCACCCTGACTCGGGTAACTGAACACATCGCCACCACCGAGGGTTGA
- a CDS encoding NADP-dependent oxidoreductase, with product MAKAVVASAYGGPEVLQVKDLDLGTPGPGEVLINVKAAGVNPVDLKLYSGAFGTDPSKLPLHLGMEVSGVVAAIGPDAAGISGPLSVGDEVIAFRVKGGYAEQVLTSASNVVTKPATISFEQAAGLMLVGATAVHLLDTVHPVAGETVLIHGGAGGVGLSAVQLAVQRGSTVIATASHRRHGVLTELGAVPVLYGPGLADRVRSLAPEGVDVAVDTVGTDEAISVSLELVSDQSRIATIAGFGKTDGTGIRLLGNGPGADPGTAIRDAARSELARLAGDGRLRVEIDRTYQLDHAAEAHRYLQDGHAAGKVILLP from the coding sequence ATGGCAAAGGCAGTAGTCGCGAGCGCGTATGGCGGTCCGGAAGTCCTCCAGGTAAAAGACCTCGACCTCGGGACGCCGGGTCCGGGAGAAGTGTTGATCAACGTCAAGGCGGCGGGCGTCAACCCCGTCGACCTCAAGCTCTACAGCGGCGCCTTCGGTACCGACCCGAGCAAGCTTCCCTTGCATTTGGGCATGGAGGTGTCGGGCGTCGTCGCGGCCATCGGTCCCGATGCTGCGGGCATCTCAGGTCCACTGTCCGTCGGCGACGAGGTGATCGCCTTCCGGGTCAAAGGTGGCTATGCAGAGCAGGTGCTGACCTCGGCCTCGAACGTGGTGACCAAGCCCGCCACGATCTCATTCGAACAGGCGGCAGGTCTGATGCTCGTGGGCGCGACCGCAGTTCATCTACTCGACACCGTTCACCCTGTGGCGGGCGAAACGGTACTCATCCACGGTGGCGCCGGCGGTGTTGGGCTCAGCGCCGTGCAACTGGCCGTGCAGCGTGGATCCACGGTGATCGCCACCGCCAGCCACCGTAGACACGGGGTTCTGACCGAATTGGGTGCTGTGCCTGTCCTTTACGGGCCGGGCCTGGCCGACCGCGTCCGCTCCCTCGCACCGGAAGGCGTCGACGTCGCCGTCGACACCGTGGGCACGGACGAAGCAATATCGGTATCCCTCGAGTTGGTCTCGGATCAAAGCCGCATCGCGACCATCGCCGGCTTCGGAAAAACCGACGGGACCGGGATCAGACTCCTCGGTAACGGACCGGGCGCGGACCCAGGCACCGCCATCCGTGATGCCGCACGCAGTGAGCTGGCAAGGTTGGCCGGCGACGGCCGCCTCCGGGTCGAGATCGACCGTACCTACCAGCTCGACCACGCAGCCGAGGCCCACCGATACCTCCAAGACGGTCACGCCGCAGGCAAGGTGATTTTGCTACCGTGA
- a CDS encoding glycosyltransferase produces MSAIPLDDGRMILPGNRWDLVENSPDRPLVSVVIPYYNQQRQLNLVLKALTAQTYPANRMEVVVADDGSAQTPDVGEWTSKLSVTVVSQEDKGFRAAAARNLGASSSTGSILCFLDADTVPTPDYIRQAVRLPAVAPDTIVVGRRKHADLAQVTADSVVSWLSDNAHTEQTHQHEPHWLVDGYDRTLNLLTPGWDGYKYMLSAVMTCSRTLFEDIGGFDESFVQYGGEDWELANRAFMMGAVFAHEPAAVAWHDGPDWAERSVSDRAAEKNAEALALVPLLTDPAARASGLRYLIPDVAVLVSTDGHTAPSLLLTVSSVLRGVDAAVWLTGLDADNLLRELGIHDSRVRLGEPDAAVLSRCRFVVEVTGRVVFSADSIARLTAEVAPGAAGQVNVEFGSGSTALVTMWSSRALHRSRRWSEEVGLTTRELIEMLFGVRHVESDDVGIVVAEDDPSLSW; encoded by the coding sequence GTGAGCGCGATTCCTCTCGACGACGGACGCATGATCCTGCCGGGCAACCGGTGGGACCTCGTCGAGAACTCGCCGGATAGGCCGTTGGTGAGCGTTGTCATCCCGTACTACAACCAGCAACGACAGCTGAACCTCGTGCTGAAAGCGTTGACGGCGCAGACATATCCGGCGAATCGGATGGAGGTGGTGGTCGCCGACGACGGGTCCGCGCAGACTCCCGATGTCGGCGAGTGGACCTCAAAGTTGTCGGTGACGGTGGTCAGCCAGGAGGACAAAGGGTTTCGTGCGGCGGCGGCTCGCAACCTTGGCGCGTCGTCGTCCACGGGGTCGATCTTGTGCTTCCTCGATGCCGATACCGTGCCCACACCCGACTACATCCGCCAGGCCGTCCGATTGCCCGCGGTGGCCCCGGACACCATCGTCGTCGGAAGGCGTAAGCACGCGGACCTCGCGCAGGTCACCGCGGACTCGGTCGTCAGCTGGTTGTCGGACAACGCACACACGGAACAAACGCACCAGCACGAACCGCACTGGTTGGTGGATGGATACGACCGCACTCTCAATCTTCTCACGCCCGGCTGGGATGGCTACAAATACATGCTCAGTGCCGTGATGACATGCAGCCGTACTCTTTTCGAGGACATCGGGGGTTTCGACGAGTCGTTTGTGCAGTACGGGGGAGAGGACTGGGAACTGGCGAACCGGGCCTTCATGATGGGCGCGGTATTTGCGCACGAGCCCGCCGCGGTGGCCTGGCACGACGGGCCTGACTGGGCGGAGCGGTCGGTGTCGGACCGTGCGGCGGAAAAGAACGCCGAAGCACTGGCCCTGGTGCCGTTGCTCACCGATCCCGCCGCCAGAGCCAGTGGTCTGCGGTACCTGATTCCGGACGTGGCAGTGTTGGTCTCGACCGATGGCCATACCGCGCCGTCGTTGTTGCTCACCGTGTCCAGCGTGCTCAGAGGGGTCGACGCTGCAGTGTGGTTGACCGGACTCGACGCCGACAACCTACTGCGCGAACTGGGTATTCATGACTCCCGTGTTCGTCTCGGTGAGCCGGACGCGGCGGTGCTGTCCCGGTGCCGGTTCGTCGTCGAGGTGACCGGCCGCGTCGTCTTCTCGGCAGACAGCATCGCTCGCCTCACCGCTGAGGTGGCGCCCGGTGCGGCCGGGCAGGTGAATGTCGAATTCGGTTCGGGGTCCACGGCGTTGGTGACGATGTGGTCGTCGCGTGCACTACACAGGTCGCGACGATGGTCGGAAGAGGTAGGGCTGACCACTCGGGAATTGATCGAGATGTTATTCGGTGTCCGGCATGTCGAGTCCGATGATGTCGGAATCGTTGTCGCCGAGGATGACCCGTCGTTGAGCTGGTAG
- a CDS encoding WcbI family polysaccharide biosynthesis putative acetyltransferase translates to MSRRAEVDGRTRHYGEFYGVADTATTDDRQILVVWGNCQAEALRIVLSGSPELPYRTVRVPPVHELEASDILQVEDLIRQAAVIVSQPVREGYRGLPIGGPDLAEMAPSARRIVWPVIRYGGLFPFQVIVRHPASPAAVPAAVPYHDLRTVLAARDGRESFEDWDVEVTPERVREAAQWSVAQLSARESRHCDVSISDALLDLGADAAHTINHPGNRTLMVLGQRILDALGAPAPSAPDRELLGNTRAPLEQRVIEALGVQAAARRSWSVDGAPVSEEDVHKRQMLWYADHPEYIDAALERYRELVSILGLS, encoded by the coding sequence GTGAGCAGAAGGGCAGAAGTGGACGGACGTACCCGGCACTATGGAGAGTTCTACGGTGTTGCCGACACCGCGACGACGGACGATCGCCAAATACTGGTCGTGTGGGGCAACTGTCAGGCCGAGGCACTGCGCATCGTCCTGTCGGGTTCGCCCGAACTTCCTTACCGTACGGTCCGAGTTCCCCCTGTCCACGAATTGGAGGCCTCCGACATCCTGCAGGTGGAAGATCTGATCCGTCAGGCCGCTGTCATCGTGTCGCAGCCGGTGCGCGAGGGATACCGGGGCCTGCCCATCGGCGGTCCCGATCTGGCAGAGATGGCACCGTCGGCGCGGCGCATCGTGTGGCCGGTGATCCGCTACGGCGGGCTGTTCCCGTTCCAGGTCATCGTGAGGCACCCGGCAAGCCCGGCTGCGGTGCCGGCGGCCGTTCCCTACCACGATCTCAGGACTGTTCTTGCGGCCCGTGACGGACGAGAGTCCTTCGAGGACTGGGACGTCGAGGTCACGCCGGAACGTGTTCGTGAAGCGGCGCAGTGGAGTGTCGCTCAGCTGTCGGCTCGTGAGAGCCGGCATTGCGACGTCTCGATCTCCGATGCCCTGCTCGACCTGGGGGCAGACGCTGCGCACACGATCAATCATCCCGGCAACAGGACGCTGATGGTCCTCGGACAGCGGATACTCGACGCACTCGGTGCACCTGCGCCGTCCGCGCCGGATCGCGAGTTGCTCGGAAACACCCGGGCTCCGCTGGAACAACGTGTCATCGAGGCATTGGGTGTGCAGGCTGCCGCTCGGCGCTCGTGGTCGGTGGATGGGGCGCCGGTGAGCGAAGAGGATGTACACAAACGCCAAATGCTCTGGTACGCCGACCATCCGGAGTACATCGACGCGGCCCTGGAACGGTACCGGGAGCTGGTCTCGATATTGGGTCTGTCATGA
- a CDS encoding glycosyltransferase: protein MITVASVPTGHRYVAHLDADESQVRRLPDPVPEGADSNDRWWPPRWLEPAWLSDHIDDFDVLHLHFGFDSISPGQLHQVVDLLHHHNKPLVFTAHDLHNPHFPDNTLHLKQLKVLVRGADEVITLTPGAATEIVQRWGVEATVIPHPHVAPLGLIGRPRDHRCDLVIGVHAKSLRANLDPLAVLDAIVTSAAGLPDTRVRVDLDSHVFDPGGDQRTADLAAIITDYATGHGVDLRIHDRFDDNELWQYLTEIDVSVLPYRFGTHSGWLEACYDVGTAVIAPDCGYFADQKPCRTYGFGLGRFDPTSLTEALRATHAERESTPAASRASRGIERQRISAMHDVVYSRALAQFSAATARTEQAID from the coding sequence TTGATCACCGTCGCCTCGGTGCCCACCGGCCACCGCTATGTAGCCCACCTCGACGCCGACGAATCGCAGGTGAGACGGCTTCCCGACCCGGTGCCTGAGGGCGCCGACTCCAATGATCGCTGGTGGCCACCGCGGTGGCTCGAGCCCGCCTGGTTGAGCGACCACATCGATGATTTCGACGTGCTACATCTGCACTTCGGATTCGATTCCATCTCCCCCGGCCAGCTCCACCAGGTCGTCGACCTACTCCACCATCACAACAAACCGCTGGTGTTCACCGCCCACGACCTGCACAACCCCCACTTCCCGGACAACACGCTCCACCTCAAACAGTTAAAAGTCCTGGTGCGCGGCGCCGACGAGGTCATCACCCTGACTCCCGGCGCGGCCACGGAGATCGTCCAGCGCTGGGGCGTCGAGGCCACTGTCATCCCCCACCCGCATGTCGCACCTCTCGGCCTGATCGGCCGGCCTCGTGATCACAGATGTGATCTTGTGATCGGTGTCCACGCGAAGAGCCTGCGGGCCAACCTCGACCCGCTTGCCGTACTCGACGCCATCGTGACCTCGGCGGCGGGTCTCCCTGACACGCGTGTGCGGGTGGACTTGGACTCCCACGTCTTCGACCCCGGTGGCGATCAACGGACGGCCGACCTCGCCGCGATCATTACCGACTACGCAACCGGGCACGGTGTGGACCTGAGGATTCATGACCGGTTCGACGACAACGAACTCTGGCAGTACCTGACCGAAATCGATGTCAGTGTGCTCCCCTACCGATTCGGAACACATTCGGGATGGCTGGAAGCTTGCTACGACGTGGGGACCGCGGTGATCGCTCCAGACTGCGGCTACTTCGCCGATCAAAAGCCATGTCGAACATACGGTTTCGGATTGGGCAGATTCGATCCCACCAGCCTGACCGAGGCCTTGAGGGCCACACACGCCGAACGAGAGAGCACACCGGCAGCCAGCAGAGCCTCGAGAGGAATTGAGCGGCAGCGCATTTCGGCGATGCATGACGTTGTCTACTCACGTGCGCTCGCACAGTTCTCCGCAGCGACCGCCCGCACGGAACAAGCGATCGACTAG
- a CDS encoding LLM class F420-dependent oxidoreductase, producing the protein MQLAGVGVWSSQLRYGDAVESAEAAAELEDLGYTALWIPDVGGPLFDAVENLLGATSKAVIATGILNLWMHEPVDVAAKYQSLVSAHGERLLLGIGVSHAPLIDAGDPGRYKKPLAATKAYLEALDATEQPVPVDARVLAALGPKMLHLSATRANGSHPYLVTPDFTARARESLGTGPLLLPEQTAILTTDADHARSIGTEWLRNYLGLPNYANNLLRSGFTEDDLTSVSDRLFDAIIAWGDEAAIAARVQEHLAAGADHVCVQVLDTDPKVYPREQWRRLAPALL; encoded by the coding sequence ATGCAACTCGCAGGTGTAGGCGTATGGAGTTCGCAGTTGCGCTATGGCGATGCCGTTGAATCCGCAGAAGCTGCCGCCGAACTGGAGGACCTGGGATACACCGCACTGTGGATCCCTGACGTCGGGGGTCCGCTGTTCGACGCCGTGGAGAATCTTCTCGGAGCCACGAGCAAAGCCGTAATCGCAACGGGCATCCTCAACTTGTGGATGCACGAACCGGTGGACGTCGCCGCGAAATACCAGTCGCTGGTCTCTGCTCACGGAGAGCGTTTGTTGCTCGGAATCGGCGTGAGTCACGCTCCGCTGATCGACGCGGGCGACCCCGGCCGATACAAGAAGCCGCTGGCTGCGACCAAGGCGTACCTCGAGGCTCTGGACGCGACCGAACAGCCAGTCCCCGTCGACGCCCGCGTCCTCGCCGCGCTGGGACCAAAGATGTTGCACTTGTCCGCAACTCGCGCGAATGGATCACACCCGTACCTGGTCACACCCGACTTCACCGCCCGAGCGCGCGAGTCCCTGGGCACCGGCCCGCTACTGCTCCCGGAGCAGACCGCCATCCTGACCACGGACGCCGACCACGCCCGCTCGATCGGAACCGAGTGGCTGCGCAACTACCTCGGGCTGCCGAACTACGCGAACAATCTGCTGCGATCGGGTTTCACCGAAGACGATCTGACATCGGTCAGCGACCGGTTGTTCGACGCCATCATCGCGTGGGGCGACGAAGCCGCCATCGCCGCCCGGGTGCAGGAGCACCTTGCCGCCGGTGCCGACCACGTCTGTGTGCAAGTACTCGACACCGACCCCAAGGTGTACCCAAGGGAGCAGTGGCGTCGGCTGGCCCCCGCCTTGTTGTGA
- a CDS encoding HAD family phosphatase, with the protein MTAAVIFDMDGVLIDSEPIWEQVRRDVVAEHGGMWLDEAQTALMGMSTPEWAKYMSEDLGVGKPPKEVAQIVINKMVERYVDHLPVLPGADDAVRRCAGRWPLGLASSSPRQLIDAVLRSAGWTDLFAVTVSTEELSRGKPAPDVYLSAARELGFEPAECVAVEDSSNGMRSATAAGLVLVAAPRPEYPPAQDAIAGAAVVLDDLDGLTEDRVAALA; encoded by the coding sequence GTGACTGCAGCAGTGATCTTCGACATGGACGGTGTGCTCATCGATTCCGAGCCCATCTGGGAACAGGTGCGCCGGGACGTGGTGGCCGAACACGGCGGTATGTGGCTCGACGAGGCGCAGACCGCACTGATGGGCATGAGCACTCCGGAGTGGGCGAAGTACATGAGTGAGGACCTCGGTGTGGGCAAGCCACCGAAGGAGGTGGCGCAGATCGTGATCAACAAGATGGTCGAGCGGTATGTAGACCATCTGCCGGTGTTACCGGGCGCCGATGACGCAGTGCGACGGTGTGCCGGGCGGTGGCCATTGGGGCTGGCCAGCTCGTCGCCCCGGCAACTCATCGATGCTGTCCTGCGGTCGGCGGGATGGACCGATCTTTTTGCGGTGACCGTGTCCACCGAGGAGCTCAGCCGGGGTAAACCCGCGCCCGACGTCTATCTCTCGGCGGCGCGGGAATTGGGGTTCGAGCCCGCAGAGTGTGTTGCGGTGGAGGATTCGTCGAACGGGATGCGGTCGGCGACCGCCGCCGGACTGGTGCTCGTCGCTGCGCCCCGGCCGGAATACCCGCCGGCCCAGGACGCCATCGCAGGGGCAGCGGTTGTGCTCGACGATCTCGACGGGCTCACCGAGGACCGCGTCGCCGCACTGGCGTGA